A DNA window from Ornithobacterium rhinotracheale DSM 15997 contains the following coding sequences:
- a CDS encoding MBL fold metallo-hydrolase: MKENNHTVIFLGTGTSQGVPIIGAKDPVSLSTNPKDKRFRSSVFIEYQGKKILIDCGPDFRMQMLRENLDDIDFILLTHEHNDHIIGLDDVRPINYLHNKDMPIYGLPRVINSVKERFPYAFIPHEYPGLPKFDLKEIEYSTEKIQIQGVEIQLLPILHGELPILGYRIGDFAYLTDVYKVPELTKEQLKDLSVIVIGALRQNKPHHSHLLLPQAIKLAQEIGAKTTYFTHIGHEMGFYEEVEKSLPQHMHLAYDRLKIEI, from the coding sequence ATGAAGGAAAACAACCATACAGTAATATTTTTAGGCACGGGAACTTCTCAAGGCGTGCCTATCATCGGGGCTAAAGATCCTGTGAGTTTATCGACTAATCCCAAAGATAAAAGATTTCGCTCGTCGGTATTTATAGAATATCAAGGAAAAAAGATTTTAATTGATTGCGGTCCCGATTTTAGGATGCAAATGTTGCGCGAGAATCTAGACGATATAGATTTTATTCTGCTCACGCATGAGCACAACGATCATATTATTGGTTTAGACGATGTGAGACCGATCAATTATTTACACAACAAAGACATGCCGATTTATGGTTTGCCTCGTGTAATCAATTCGGTAAAGGAGCGATTCCCATATGCCTTTATTCCGCATGAGTATCCAGGCTTGCCTAAATTTGATTTAAAAGAAATTGAATATTCGACGGAGAAAATACAAATTCAAGGTGTTGAGATTCAGCTTTTGCCCATATTGCATGGCGAATTGCCTATTTTGGGCTATAGAATAGGGGATTTTGCTTATTTGACAGATGTGTACAAAGTACCAGAACTAACAAAAGAGCAATTAAAAGACCTGTCGGTAATAGTGATAGGAGCTTTAAGACAAAACAAACCACATCACTCTCACCTACTATTGCCACAAGCGATAAAGCTAGCCCAAGAGATAGGAGCTAAAACGACATACTTCACCCATATTGGTCATGAAATGGGCTTTTATGAAGAGGTGGAAAAAAGCCTCCCTCAGCACATGCATTTAGCCTATGATAGGCTAAAAATTGAGATTTAG
- a CDS encoding acyl-CoA carboxylase subunit beta yields MDLNFNKREDENKLALSDLRRKIAKIHQGGGEKKIEKLHAKGKLTARERIDYLLDDDAESIEIGTFAGYEMYPEHGGCPAGGVVVKIGYVSGKQCVVVANDATVKAGAWFPITGKKNLRAQEIAMENRLPIIYLVDSAGVYLPMQDEIFPDKEHFGRIFRNNAKMSAMGITQIAAIMGSCVAGGAYLPIMSDEAMIVDKTGSIFLAGPYLVKAAIGEEVDIETLGGATTQCEISGVTDFKAKDDKEALDRIKSIMGKIGEEPKAGFNRVKAKAPAKNPEEIMGILPSSRAEQYDMYEIIDRVIDADSFDEYKAGYGQSIICGYARIEGWAVGIVANQRKIVKSKQGEMQFGGVIYSDSADKATRFMANCNQKKIPLVFLTDVTGFMVGSKSEHGGIIKDGAKMVNAVANSVVPKFSVIVGNSYGAGNYAMCGKAYDPRLIFAWHSAKMAVMGGAQAAKVLLQIQASQSKEPLSDEQKNELLQEITQKYDKQTQPEYAAARLWVDEIISPTDTRKWISMGIEAANHAPITERFNLGVIQV; encoded by the coding sequence ATGGATTTAAACTTCAATAAAAGAGAAGACGAAAATAAATTAGCCCTAAGCGATTTAAGAAGAAAAATAGCTAAAATTCACCAAGGCGGTGGCGAAAAGAAGATTGAAAAACTACACGCCAAAGGAAAACTCACCGCACGCGAACGCATTGATTACTTGCTCGATGACGATGCCGAAAGTATAGAAATCGGCACTTTTGCAGGCTATGAAATGTATCCTGAGCATGGCGGTTGTCCTGCAGGGGGCGTGGTGGTAAAGATAGGCTATGTTTCGGGCAAGCAATGTGTGGTAGTAGCCAACGATGCCACCGTGAAAGCGGGTGCGTGGTTCCCGATTACGGGCAAGAAGAATTTGCGTGCGCAAGAAATTGCGATGGAAAACCGATTGCCGATTATCTATTTGGTAGACAGTGCAGGTGTCTATCTACCCATGCAAGATGAAATATTCCCTGATAAAGAGCATTTCGGGCGAATTTTTAGAAATAACGCCAAAATGAGTGCCATGGGCATTACACAAATTGCCGCCATTATGGGCAGTTGTGTGGCGGGGGGTGCCTATTTGCCGATTATGAGCGACGAAGCCATGATTGTGGACAAAACAGGAAGTATTTTCTTGGCAGGACCTTACTTGGTAAAAGCAGCCATTGGCGAAGAAGTAGACATTGAAACTTTGGGCGGAGCGACTACACAATGCGAAATCAGTGGAGTAACTGATTTTAAGGCTAAAGATGACAAAGAGGCTCTCGACCGAATTAAATCCATCATGGGAAAAATAGGCGAGGAGCCTAAAGCTGGATTTAATAGAGTTAAAGCCAAAGCACCTGCCAAAAATCCTGAAGAAATTATGGGCATTTTGCCGAGCTCCCGTGCCGAACAATATGATATGTACGAAATCATCGACCGAGTGATTGATGCCGATTCTTTTGATGAATACAAAGCGGGCTATGGGCAAAGCATTATTTGTGGCTATGCCCGAATCGAAGGCTGGGCGGTAGGAATTGTCGCCAATCAACGAAAAATTGTAAAATCCAAGCAAGGCGAAATGCAGTTTGGGGGCGTGATTTATTCCGATTCGGCAGACAAGGCAACGCGTTTTATGGCAAATTGCAACCAAAAGAAAATTCCACTTGTTTTCTTAACCGATGTTACGGGCTTTATGGTTGGCTCTAAATCGGAGCATGGCGGGATTATAAAAGATGGGGCTAAAATGGTGAATGCGGTAGCCAATTCGGTGGTGCCAAAATTCTCTGTGATTGTGGGAAATTCCTATGGTGCAGGAAATTATGCTATGTGTGGCAAAGCCTACGATCCGCGATTGATATTCGCTTGGCACAGTGCAAAAATGGCGGTGATGGGTGGTGCCCAAGCGGCAAAAGTGCTTTTGCAAATTCAAGCATCGCAAAGCAAAGAGCCATTGAGCGACGAGCAAAAAAATGAATTGTTGCAAGAAATCACGCAAAAATATGATAAGCAAACACAGCCTGAATATGCAGCAGCTCGTTTGTGGGTAGATGAAATCATTTCGCCTACCGATACCCGAAAATGGATCAGCATGGGGATTGAAGCGGCGAATCACGCTCCAATTACTGAGCGATTTAATCTAGGAGTAATTCAGGTTTAA
- a CDS encoding CE1 family esterase codes for MRQIISILLLVPFSLWAQLKPGNQDLEVSGRAYQVSTPSNYKASQSYPIVFELHSFGKDKTQMYNQKLIDELQYISVRPEGEKKPFVGNVWNTWKETSLGGADDVSYIQRVYDEVKKKLGNSFDSEKVYVYGFSNGGAMAMKMLEETNLFRGAIIRSMSFTKWHVIPQGASKVPMIFVHGIADETVPYQGGKGKYGVISPNFESIKETVKKWSLHDGLKQPPIEIKYLKGSSPSSDKDFYYAEYHDSQSPIYFYAIEGGKHATDKQFSNSNMRRALLRMMKAPQCFGIYRQVCE; via the coding sequence ATGAGGCAAATAATAAGTATACTACTTCTAGTCCCGTTCAGCCTTTGGGCGCAGCTCAAGCCAGGCAATCAAGACTTAGAGGTATCGGGCAGGGCTTACCAAGTGAGCACCCCGAGCAATTACAAGGCAAGCCAAAGCTATCCCATTGTATTTGAGTTGCACTCTTTTGGGAAAGACAAGACCCAGATGTATAACCAAAAGCTAATAGACGAATTGCAGTACATTTCTGTACGCCCCGAGGGAGAGAAAAAGCCTTTTGTAGGCAATGTATGGAATACATGGAAAGAAACCTCACTTGGTGGAGCAGATGATGTATCATATATCCAAAGGGTTTATGATGAGGTAAAAAAGAAACTAGGCAATAGTTTTGATTCAGAGAAGGTTTATGTGTATGGTTTTAGCAATGGAGGAGCCATGGCAATGAAGATGCTCGAGGAGACAAATTTATTTAGAGGAGCTATTATTCGCTCTATGAGTTTTACCAAGTGGCATGTGATTCCGCAAGGCGCCTCAAAAGTACCGATGATATTTGTGCATGGCATAGCCGATGAAACGGTGCCATACCAAGGAGGAAAAGGAAAGTATGGAGTTATAAGTCCTAATTTTGAGAGTATAAAGGAAACGGTAAAGAAATGGTCATTGCATGATGGTTTAAAACAACCACCGATAGAGATAAAATACTTAAAGGGTAGTTCACCCTCATCGGACAAAGATTTTTACTATGCAGAATACCATGATAGCCAAAGTCCGATATATTTTTATGCGATAGAGGGCGGGAAACATGCAACGGATAAACAGTTTTCTAATAGCAATATGCGCAGAGCCTTACTAAGGATGATGAAAGCACCTCAATGCTTTGGGATTTATAGACAGGTTTGTGAATGA
- a CDS encoding HU family DNA-binding protein, with protein sequence MPIEFKVIQKGQPGVKGGGAKKYYASPVYGKEKSLAGLIKDIEKISTVSGADIKAVVYALVDVMQSSLSEGQIVRLGELGSMRVNISSEGKGKEEEVTQHAIRGAKVIFTPGTDLKKMLNNLSYEKVKAGE encoded by the coding sequence ATGCCAATAGAATTTAAAGTTATTCAAAAAGGACAGCCTGGTGTAAAGGGCGGAGGTGCGAAGAAGTATTACGCCTCTCCAGTGTATGGAAAAGAGAAAAGCCTAGCAGGCTTAATCAAAGACATCGAGAAAATCAGCACCGTAAGCGGAGCCGACATCAAGGCAGTAGTGTATGCGTTGGTAGATGTGATGCAGTCCTCCTTGTCAGAGGGTCAAATTGTGCGTTTGGGTGAATTAGGGAGTATGCGAGTAAATATCAGTAGCGAGGGGAAAGGCAAGGAAGAAGAAGTAACGCAACACGCCATACGAGGAGCCAAAGTAATCTTTACCCCTGGTACAGATTTAAAGAAAATGCTGAATAATCTAAGCTATGAAAAAGTAAAGGCAGGCGAATAA